In the genome of Lynx canadensis isolate LIC74 chromosome X, mLynCan4.pri.v2, whole genome shotgun sequence, one region contains:
- the POU3F4 gene encoding POU domain, class 3, transcription factor 4, whose protein sequence is MATAASNPYSILSSSSLVHADSAGMQQGNPFRNPQKLVQSDYLQGVPSNGHPLGHHWVTSLGDGGPWSSTLAANPLDQQDVKPGREDLQLGAIIHHRSPHVAHHSPHTNHPNAWGANPAPNPSITSSGQPLNVYSQSGFTVSGMLEHGGLTPPPASASAQSLHPVLRDPPDHSDLGSHHCQDHSDEETPTSDELEQFAKQFKQRRIKLGFTQADVGLALGTLYGNVFSQTTICRFEALQLSFKNMCKLKPLLNKWLEEADSSTGSPTSIDKIAAQGRKRKKRTSIEVSVKGVLETHFLKCPKPAAQEISSLADSLQLEKEVVRVWFCNRRQKEKRMTPPGDQQPHEVYSHTVKTDTSCHDL, encoded by the coding sequence ATGGCCACAGCTGCCTCGAATCCCTACAGCATTCTCAGTTCTAGCTCCCTAGTCCACGCGGACTCTGCGGGGATGCAGCAGGGGAATCCTTTCCGAAACCCTCAGAAACTTGTCCAAAGTGATTACTTGCAGGGAGTTCCTAGCAATGGGCATCCTCTTGGGCATCACTGGGTGACCAGTCTGGGCGATGGAGGCCCATGGTCTTCCACACTGGCCGCCAACCCTCTGGACCAGCAGGACGTGAAGCCCGGACGCGAAGACCTACAGCTGGGTGCGATCATCCATCACCGCTCACCGCACGTCGCCCACCACTCTCCGCACACTAACCATCCGAATGCCTGGGGGGCTAATCCGGCTCCGAACCCGTCCATCACGTCAAGCGGCCAACCCCTTAACGTGTACTCCCAGTCGGGCTTCACCGTGAGCGGCATGCTGGAGCACGGAGGGCTCACTCCACCGCCGGCCTCCGCCTCCGCACAGAGCCTACACCCGGTGCTCCGGGATCCCCCAGACCACAGCGATCTAGGCTCGCACCACTGCCAGGACCACTCGGACGAGGAGACACCAACCTCGGATGAGTTAGAACAGTTCGCCAAACAGTTCAAACAAAGAAGAATCAAATTGGGCTTCACGcaggccgacgtggggctggcGCTAGGCACACTGTACGGCAACGTTTTCTCACAGACCACTATCTGCAGGTTCGAGGCCTTGCAGCTGAGCTTCAAGAACATGTGCAAGCTGAAGCCGCTGCTGAACAAGTGGCTGGAGGAGGCTGATTCGTCCACTGGGAGCCCGACCAGCATTGACAAAATCGCTGCTCAGGGCCGCAAGCGCAAGAAGCGAACCTCCATCGAGGTGAGTGTCAAGGGCGTACTGGAAACGCATTTCCTCAAGTGTCCCAAGCCTGCCGCGCAGGAGATTTCCTCGCTGGCAGACAGCCTCCAGTTGGAGAAAGAAGTGGTGCGTGTCTGGTTCTGTAAtcgaagacagaaagagaaaagaatgactcCACCAGGGGATCAGCAGCCACATGAGGTTTATTCACACACCGTGAAAACAGACACGTCCTGCCACGATCTCTGA